From the genome of Gracilibacillus salitolerans, one region includes:
- a CDS encoding ATP-grasp domain-containing protein, which produces MNGWLIYRKEDAEKNSAFIDWMLTEAELLGIEVELVIYHELTYGIRDGHLFIDWKGRNKPNFAIMRAIDPLLSQQFELLGIKVFNNSRVAAIANDKAQTHQLFATYGIPMVDTQFINKDEIEKHAFRFPIILKAVNGRSGNQVHMLDSLEDLPPLTSERYIVQSMATPGKDLRVFVMGGQVIGSVLRESGSDFRANYTLGGKATLYPLSSLERELVEKIHSILPADFIGIDFVFDEQGGLLFNEIEDIVGSRTLTSLTDKNIAKLYLEHILTSAR; this is translated from the coding sequence ATGAATGGCTGGCTGATTTACCGTAAAGAAGACGCCGAAAAGAATAGTGCATTTATTGATTGGATGCTAACTGAAGCAGAGCTACTTGGGATAGAAGTTGAACTTGTTATCTATCATGAGTTGACATATGGCATTCGTGATGGCCACCTTTTTATTGATTGGAAAGGGCGAAATAAACCTAATTTTGCCATCATGAGGGCAATTGATCCACTCCTGTCTCAGCAATTCGAATTACTGGGCATTAAGGTCTTTAACAATTCAAGAGTTGCCGCGATTGCCAATGATAAAGCACAAACACACCAGCTATTTGCCACCTACGGAATTCCAATGGTTGATACACAATTTATAAACAAAGATGAAATAGAAAAGCATGCTTTCCGTTTTCCAATTATATTAAAAGCAGTTAACGGAAGAAGCGGGAACCAGGTACATATGCTTGATTCGTTAGAAGATTTGCCGCCATTAACGAGCGAGAGATATATTGTACAATCAATGGCAACCCCTGGAAAGGATCTGCGTGTATTTGTCATGGGTGGTCAAGTGATTGGTAGTGTGCTTCGAGAATCTGGTAGCGATTTCCGTGCAAATTATACACTTGGTGGAAAGGCAACACTGTATCCATTATCTTCGTTAGAGCGGGAATTGGTCGAAAAAATCCATTCCATTCTACCAGCTGATTTTATAGGGATTGATTTTGTCTTTGATGAACAGGGGGGACTTTTGTTCAATGAAATAGAAGATATTGTCGGAAGCAGAACACTCACGAGTCTAACAGATAAAAATATTGCGAAACTATATTTGGAACACATTTTGACAAGTGCCCGATAA
- a CDS encoding DUF1538 domain-containing protein: MNILMSKFLEVVLAVLPITIIVVILNFTLTSLDASLIIRFLIGAVFIIIGLSIFLLGVDLGITPIGNQLGKAIAKSNRLWIVIVAGLCLGFIISIAEPDLHILAGQVEVVTAGAIGKFILVVIVSLGIAVLLSLGLVRIVHNIPLFKILTILYGIVLVIAIFTSPQFLAISFDASGATTGAMTVPFILALSIGISVLKKDSKASEKDSFGLVAIASVGAIIAVMLMSIITNQEELTGAMEQDHTVSGSIFGPFLDEFGHIAQEVILALSPIIVIFLIFQKLSFKLSKTNFRKIITGLVFTFVGLVLFLVGVNAGFMELGTELGHSIASLDNKAYIVIIGLILGIVTILAEPAVYVLTNQIEDVTSGYVKRRVVLFTLAIGVGIAVALSMLRILIPDLQLWHYLLPGYLIAVALMYVAPKLFVGIAFDSGGVASGPMTATFILAFTHGAADAIEGADVIVDGFGMIAMVALTPLITLQLLGLIYKLKSRKGGMQ; this comes from the coding sequence TTGAATATTTTAATGTCAAAATTCTTGGAAGTTGTACTAGCTGTTCTTCCCATAACGATAATTGTCGTCATACTAAATTTTACCTTGACTTCGCTTGATGCCTCCTTAATTATCCGCTTTTTAATTGGGGCAGTCTTTATTATTATTGGATTATCGATATTTTTATTAGGTGTTGATCTTGGAATCACCCCTATTGGTAATCAACTTGGAAAAGCCATTGCGAAATCAAACCGCTTATGGATTGTCATCGTAGCCGGATTATGTTTAGGATTCATTATTTCGATTGCTGAACCAGATCTACATATTTTGGCTGGACAGGTAGAGGTGGTGACAGCGGGAGCGATTGGTAAGTTTATATTAGTTGTGATTGTATCACTCGGTATTGCAGTCTTACTTTCGCTGGGGCTCGTACGGATTGTACACAACATTCCATTATTTAAAATACTAACGATACTGTATGGGATTGTTCTTGTCATTGCTATCTTTACCTCACCCCAGTTTTTAGCGATTTCTTTTGATGCATCGGGAGCGACAACTGGAGCGATGACGGTGCCATTTATCCTAGCATTATCGATCGGTATTTCTGTATTGAAAAAGGACAGTAAAGCATCGGAAAAAGACAGTTTCGGACTTGTAGCGATAGCGTCAGTTGGTGCGATTATTGCAGTCATGTTGATGAGTATCATTACGAATCAAGAGGAACTGACAGGAGCGATGGAACAAGATCACACTGTTTCAGGATCTATATTTGGACCGTTTCTTGATGAATTCGGCCATATTGCACAAGAAGTAATCCTCGCATTGTCGCCAATCATTGTGATATTTTTGATTTTTCAAAAATTGTCATTCAAGCTGTCTAAAACAAATTTCCGTAAAATTATAACAGGTCTTGTCTTTACGTTTGTCGGCTTAGTGCTGTTTCTAGTAGGGGTTAATGCAGGATTCATGGAATTAGGAACGGAACTGGGACATAGCATTGCCTCCTTGGACAATAAAGCGTATATTGTTATTATCGGTTTAATCTTAGGGATTGTCACCATATTGGCAGAGCCTGCTGTATATGTGTTAACGAATCAAATTGAAGATGTAACAAGTGGTTATGTTAAACGGAGAGTGGTACTATTTACACTAGCGATCGGAGTCGGGATTGCCGTTGCCTTATCGATGCTACGAATTTTAATTCCAGACTTACAATTGTGGCATTATCTATTACCAGGTTATCTCATAGCCGTTGCATTGATGTATGTGGCACCGAAATTGTTTGTAGGTATCGCATTTGACTCTGGTGGTGTAGCATCAGGACCGATGACCGCTACTTTTATTCTAGCATTTACACATGGAGCAGCGGATGCAATAGAAGGTGCAGATGTCATCGTTGACGGATTTGGTATGATAGCAATGGTAGCATTAACCCCACTAATTACACTTCAATTACTAGGGCTAATCTATAAGTTGAAGTCGCGAAAAGGAGGCATGCAATAA
- a CDS encoding P-II family nitrogen regulator — MLPNKKTPHFEIIYVIVKFGLGSKILKEAKKCGVKGGTLFIGKGTISNKLLNLLSITDMRKEIVMMISNRKTGKKTLEHLNKVFRFDKPNHGIIFTTSLTSLMGTRSCQIDDDDERGDEEIMYQNIMVVVDKGRAEDVIEAAQKGGSKGGTIINARGSGVHETSKLFSMNIEPEKEVVMILSDENYTDAICEKISEDLKINEPGNGIIFVQDVNRTYGIYE, encoded by the coding sequence ATGTTGCCTAATAAGAAAACACCTCATTTTGAAATAATATATGTAATTGTCAAATTCGGCTTAGGAAGTAAAATTTTAAAAGAAGCTAAAAAGTGTGGTGTGAAAGGTGGAACCCTTTTTATTGGAAAAGGAACAATCAGTAATAAATTATTAAATTTATTGTCGATCACAGACATGCGAAAAGAAATTGTCATGATGATCTCCAATCGCAAAACAGGTAAAAAGACATTAGAACATTTAAATAAAGTATTTCGTTTTGATAAGCCGAACCATGGGATCATTTTTACCACATCTTTAACGAGCTTGATGGGAACAAGAAGTTGTCAAATTGATGATGATGATGAAAGAGGTGACGAAGAGATCATGTATCAAAATATTATGGTTGTAGTCGATAAAGGCAGAGCAGAAGATGTTATTGAAGCTGCTCAAAAAGGTGGGTCTAAAGGTGGAACGATTATTAATGCACGTGGATCAGGCGTTCACGAGACGAGTAAGCTGTTCTCGATGAATATTGAACCTGAAAAAGAAGTCGTTATGATTCTTTCAGACGAAAATTATACCGATGCCATTTGTGAAAAAATAAGCGAAGACCTGAAAATAAACGAACCCGGAAACGGGATCATCTTCGTACAAGATGTGAATCGAACATATGGAATTTATGAATAA
- a CDS encoding aminoglycoside 6-adenylyltransferase, with protein sequence MRNEKEMMDLVIGFATADDRIRVVGMNGSRTNPNVTKDRFQDYDIVYLVTDMDSFLENREWLDYFGEQMIMQTPEESCLFPATLGNWFSFLMQFTDGNRIDLMLIPLEELDLYLKNDSLTKILLDKDNLIATPPVPDEGSHFLRKPSAQQFTDSCNEFWWVTPYTAKGLCRGEFFYATYHLERVLREELLRMIAWNVGAEHDFKVNLGAAYKFIHHYVDADILESLQETYQLDSMDKCWNGLFLMQKLFQQQAKKLAKHLGYTYPNQFEKVIPYIQKLHQEYRE encoded by the coding sequence ATGCGTAATGAAAAAGAAATGATGGATTTAGTGATCGGTTTTGCCACAGCAGATGATAGAATCCGTGTTGTAGGGATGAACGGTTCACGTACCAATCCTAATGTCACAAAAGATCGCTTCCAGGATTATGACATCGTTTACCTAGTAACAGACATGGATTCCTTTCTGGAAAACAGAGAATGGCTTGATTATTTTGGTGAGCAGATGATAATGCAGACACCTGAAGAATCATGTTTATTTCCAGCCACATTAGGTAACTGGTTTAGCTTTTTGATGCAATTTACAGATGGAAACAGAATAGATTTAATGCTTATTCCTCTGGAAGAATTAGACCTTTACTTAAAAAATGACAGTCTGACAAAAATATTATTAGATAAAGATAACCTGATAGCAACCCCTCCTGTACCAGATGAGGGTAGTCATTTTCTGAGAAAACCGTCCGCACAACAATTCACGGATTCCTGCAATGAATTTTGGTGGGTAACTCCCTATACAGCAAAAGGATTGTGTCGGGGGGAATTTTTTTATGCGACCTATCATCTGGAAAGAGTCCTACGCGAGGAATTGTTACGAATGATAGCGTGGAATGTCGGAGCTGAGCATGATTTCAAAGTGAATCTTGGTGCCGCCTATAAATTTATCCACCATTATGTAGATGCTGACATATTGGAATCACTACAAGAAACCTATCAGTTAGATTCGATGGACAAATGTTGGAATGGATTATTTTTAATGCAAAAACTATTTCAACAACAAGCAAAGAAATTGGCGAAGCACCTTGGATATACCTATCCTAATCAGTTTGAAAAAGTCATCCCATACATCCAGAAGCTTCATCAGGAATACAGAGAATGA
- a CDS encoding bifunctional diguanylate cyclase/phosphodiesterase, with protein MQFKDPTISYHDLLLLIHHIPEPLIVSSWDSDQNQQIVAVNKAAIELTGYSRYELLDMDPFDLVDPDLLRHISLDKQAFFKSKFDRFESVQIKKNGEKYPVSVALKLVETDENRKYIINIFSDITDKKNTEVLLEKTHQEFESLFDFNPDLIFTLNKKGHFTNVNPANERILHFTKQELLDKSYHDIIYEEDLSLCNSLFQEVITNNAVQKELRVYTKEKDILILDITAVPTFKKDKITGVIGVARDITKEKEIAKQLQESEQRYRSLFENNIDPVLTLDLQGHFIYMNKVTEDLMGYSKQELVGTSFLPHIVPELREYTKNQYAKVQEGEAVQYETCLHNKQKDRVYIHVTVIPIIVDGHLTGVHCLAKDITEKKHLEDKLNYLAYHDYLTTLPNQHFFHNQLKNMIDNAESTADFSIFFLDLDRFKTINDSLGHEYGDILLKKVAKRLQRNVPANATVFRYGGDEFIVLLENTTIEETEQVATNILKELIVSYHLDGIDIVVSPSIGISVYPSDATDAKTLIKKADNAMYHAKRIGKSNFQFYHDSMVSKIHGNVEMESLLRKAIALEEFLLVYQPQIDAVTNKVYGAEALIRWNNKELGMISPGQFIPLAEDSGLIVPIGEWVIREACQQVKQWQEEGHPLFPISVNLSIRQFYQTDLIPVVQNIIEEIGIEPEYLELEITESMAMDADTASTVLHELKEIGVKIAIDDFGTGYSSLSYLKQFPIDHLKIDQSFIQDISDNGDDEDIVSAIITLAHNLKMATIAEGVETEAHIKFLQKHQCDVLQGYYFSKPLEPQAFKVWLQAYDKNTN; from the coding sequence ATGCAATTTAAGGATCCTACTATTTCCTATCATGATTTACTACTACTCATTCATCATATACCGGAACCGCTCATTGTCTCCTCCTGGGATTCAGATCAAAACCAACAAATTGTGGCTGTAAACAAAGCAGCTATTGAGCTAACTGGTTATTCGAGATATGAATTATTAGATATGGACCCTTTTGATTTAGTTGATCCCGATTTGTTACGACACATATCGTTAGATAAACAAGCATTTTTCAAAAGCAAGTTTGATCGGTTTGAATCCGTTCAAATCAAAAAAAATGGGGAAAAATATCCTGTTTCTGTTGCCCTAAAACTGGTAGAAACGGATGAGAATAGAAAATATATTATAAATATTTTTAGTGATATTACAGATAAAAAGAATACTGAGGTATTGTTAGAGAAAACCCATCAGGAATTTGAGTCATTGTTTGATTTTAATCCAGACCTTATTTTCACCCTCAATAAAAAGGGACATTTTACAAATGTCAATCCGGCTAATGAACGAATCTTACACTTTACCAAGCAAGAATTATTAGACAAGTCTTACCACGACATTATTTATGAAGAAGACCTATCATTATGTAATTCCCTTTTTCAAGAGGTAATTACCAATAATGCGGTGCAAAAAGAGCTACGTGTATACACTAAAGAGAAGGATATCTTAATACTTGATATCACTGCTGTACCTACCTTTAAAAAAGATAAGATTACTGGTGTTATTGGTGTCGCTCGTGATATTACGAAAGAAAAAGAAATAGCAAAACAGCTACAGGAAAGTGAACAACGCTATCGATCCTTATTTGAAAACAATATTGATCCTGTGCTTACTTTGGATTTGCAAGGTCATTTTATCTATATGAATAAAGTAACTGAAGATTTAATGGGATACTCAAAACAAGAGTTAGTAGGTACTTCTTTTTTACCACACATTGTACCAGAACTGCGCGAATATACTAAAAATCAATATGCCAAAGTACAAGAAGGAGAAGCCGTACAATATGAGACATGTCTACATAATAAACAAAAAGATCGTGTTTATATACATGTCACAGTCATACCAATTATAGTAGACGGTCATTTAACCGGTGTTCATTGTTTAGCGAAAGATATCACAGAAAAGAAACACTTAGAAGACAAATTAAATTATCTAGCTTATCATGATTATTTAACAACGTTGCCGAATCAGCATTTTTTTCATAATCAATTAAAAAACATGATAGATAATGCAGAAAGCACAGCTGATTTTTCTATCTTTTTTCTCGATTTAGATCGGTTTAAAACGATAAATGATTCACTCGGTCATGAATATGGAGATATTCTGTTAAAGAAAGTTGCTAAACGACTCCAGAGAAATGTACCGGCTAATGCAACCGTCTTCCGGTATGGTGGGGATGAATTTATTGTTCTATTAGAAAATACTACAATTGAAGAAACAGAACAGGTAGCAACTAATATTTTGAAAGAATTAATTGTTTCTTATCATTTAGATGGAATTGATATTGTTGTCTCCCCCAGCATCGGGATCAGTGTGTATCCTAGTGATGCAACAGATGCAAAAACATTAATTAAAAAAGCAGATAATGCCATGTATCATGCAAAGCGGATTGGCAAAAGTAATTTTCAATTTTATCACGACTCCATGGTTAGCAAGATCCATGGCAATGTTGAGATGGAATCCTTGCTACGCAAAGCGATTGCTCTCGAAGAATTTTTACTAGTGTATCAGCCACAAATCGATGCAGTAACTAACAAAGTTTACGGAGCAGAAGCATTAATAAGATGGAATAATAAAGAATTAGGCATGATTTCTCCAGGACAATTCATTCCGCTAGCTGAGGATAGTGGATTAATTGTTCCAATTGGTGAATGGGTAATAAGAGAAGCTTGTCAGCAGGTTAAACAGTGGCAAGAGGAAGGTCATCCTCTTTTCCCGATATCAGTGAACTTATCTATTCGTCAATTTTATCAAACGGATTTGATTCCGGTTGTTCAAAATATCATTGAGGAAATCGGTATAGAACCCGAATACTTAGAGTTAGAAATAACAGAGTCAATGGCAATGGATGCTGACACTGCATCCACAGTACTGCATGAATTAAAGGAAATAGGAGTAAAAATAGCTATTGATGACTTCGGCACTGGTTACAGTTCGTTAAGCTATTTAAAGCAATTTCCTATCGATCATTTAAAAATAGACCAGTCATTTATTCAAGACATCTCTGATAATGGAGATGATGAGGATATCGTCTCTGCAATTATCACGCTGGCACACAATTTGAAAATGGCTACGATTGCAGAGGGTGTCGAAACAGAAGCCCACATAAAATTCTTACAAAAGCATCAGTGTGATGTTCTGCAAGGATATTATTTCAGCAAACCTTTAGAACCACAGGCATTTAAAGTATGGCTTCAAGCATATGACAAAAATACAAACTAA
- a CDS encoding TetR/AcrR family transcriptional regulator has protein sequence MDGFKKRTQRKKNKILEATLHLFSTYGIKNVPITKIASEANVSQVTIYNYFESKDNLIHETMVYFVEKEYQKFQDIIDSDIRFPEKIEQIIFNKTDDAAKINEELYHYLMSDFSSEGSYIDKVYQEKALPLFNQLIDEGKRTGFIHQDISTEAIMIYIHMFKDYMKKENVSDYILPLTEDILKLFFYGIMGKID, from the coding sequence ATGGATGGATTTAAAAAACGAACACAACGAAAAAAAAATAAGATTTTGGAAGCAACTCTTCACCTTTTTTCTACTTATGGAATTAAAAATGTTCCGATAACCAAAATAGCAAGTGAAGCGAATGTCTCCCAGGTTACCATATATAATTATTTCGAAAGCAAAGACAATTTGATTCATGAAACCATGGTGTATTTTGTCGAGAAGGAATATCAAAAATTTCAAGACATTATAGATAGTGATATCCGTTTTCCAGAAAAAATCGAACAGATTATTTTTAACAAAACGGATGATGCAGCAAAAATTAATGAGGAATTATATCATTATCTAATGAGTGATTTTTCAAGTGAAGGATCGTATATCGATAAGGTATATCAAGAAAAAGCACTCCCCTTATTCAACCAGTTAATAGATGAAGGGAAAAGGACAGGATTTATCCACCAAGATATCTCGACAGAAGCGATCATGATCTACATTCATATGTTTAAAGACTATATGAAGAAAGAGAATGTCAGCGACTATATTTTGCCATTAACAGAAGATATCCTCAAACTGTTCTTCTATGGTATAATGGGTAAAATAGACTAA
- a CDS encoding ABC transporter ATP-binding protein → MNMMEVKGVTKKFGKFTALNGIDLELKKGEVYGFIGPNGAGKSTTIRVLLGIIQATSGTATIFGKDAWKDAVEIHRKVAYLPGDVQLWENLTGGEIIDTFLKLRGGINKTKRDALIERFQIDPRKKAGTYSKGNRQKIALIAAFASDADLFILDEPTSGLDPLMENIFQQCVEEVKYEGKSVLLSSHILSEVEKLCDRVGIIRQGEMIETGTLDELRHLTRTNIIIETEKSAAALSGQSGIHQFTEESGVYSFQVDPEKLSNVMQKVGELGIKRIESTPPTLEDLFMRHYETDSVAEKG, encoded by the coding sequence ATGAACATGATGGAAGTAAAAGGAGTAACAAAGAAATTTGGTAAGTTTACCGCTCTTAATGGGATTGATTTAGAGTTAAAAAAAGGGGAAGTATATGGTTTTATTGGACCGAATGGTGCTGGGAAATCAACGACTATTCGTGTCTTATTAGGAATCATTCAAGCAACTTCAGGAACTGCAACGATATTTGGCAAGGATGCCTGGAAAGATGCAGTAGAAATTCATCGAAAGGTTGCTTATTTACCGGGAGATGTACAGCTTTGGGAAAATTTAACGGGTGGAGAAATTATTGATACTTTTTTAAAATTGCGCGGGGGAATTAATAAGACGAAGCGTGATGCATTAATAGAGCGATTTCAGATAGATCCGCGCAAAAAAGCCGGTACGTATTCGAAAGGAAATAGACAAAAGATAGCATTAATTGCTGCTTTTGCATCTGATGCAGATTTATTTATCTTAGATGAACCGACATCAGGACTTGATCCTTTAATGGAAAATATATTTCAACAATGTGTAGAAGAAGTGAAATATGAAGGGAAAAGCGTTCTCTTGTCCAGTCATATCTTATCCGAAGTGGAAAAACTGTGTGACCGCGTCGGTATTATTAGACAAGGGGAAATGATTGAAACTGGTACATTAGATGAGTTACGTCATTTAACAAGAACGAACATTATCATCGAAACGGAAAAATCCGCGGCAGCCTTAAGTGGTCAATCAGGAATTCATCAATTTACAGAGGAATCCGGAGTATATTCATTCCAGGTTGACCCTGAAAAATTATCCAACGTTATGCAGAAGGTTGGTGAGTTAGGTATCAAACGAATTGAAAGTACACCACCAACATTAGAGGATTTATTTATGCGTCATTACGAAACAGATAGTGTAGCGGAAAAGGGGTGA
- a CDS encoding ABC transporter permease: protein MLFHQLRFLLRFNARQNWLASIIWALSIVGITVVVAGAFVNLFGSTQERDTMAQTLENPAMVAMVGPVYGIDNYTTGAMMANQMLLFTAIVLGIMSILMLTKLTRKQEEEGKFELIRSMPVGRLSSLSSSLILVALVNIIIGLVTAIGLIVINVEGIDVEGSIMYGAVLTVTGLMFTSITAVITQLTETSRGAVGLSMAVLLLAYFVRAIGDVSSEALSLISPLGLILRAEVYVDNYWWPVIVSVLIAMVFTVLAFYLHNRRDLGAGLLPSKPGKKEASKLLLSPIGLILRLQRTQIISWLVAMIFLGASYGSVLGDLESFFADNEMFQQLLGDNSEYTMTEQFMTMLMVILSIFATIPMVISFLRVRGEEKKERNDHLLTTGISRYKLLSYYLGVSVVIGVVSLFIALYGLWAAGAAVMDDPIPFENILKAGMSYLPAMLIILAIANLLFAFLPKWTSLVWAYLVFSFFTVYLGGMIDIPEWLANISSFNHIPQIPVDEFTWSPLIVLLVIGIISLIASQFGYRNRDEIG, encoded by the coding sequence ATGCTTTTTCATCAATTGAGATTTTTGCTCAGATTTAATGCACGACAAAATTGGCTTGCTAGTATTATTTGGGCATTGTCAATTGTTGGGATTACAGTTGTGGTAGCAGGCGCTTTTGTGAATCTTTTCGGATCTACTCAAGAACGGGATACAATGGCCCAAACGCTAGAAAATCCTGCAATGGTTGCGATGGTTGGACCAGTGTATGGAATTGACAACTATACGACAGGTGCGATGATGGCGAATCAAATGCTATTGTTTACTGCTATTGTTCTTGGAATTATGAGTATATTAATGCTAACGAAATTAACTCGGAAACAAGAAGAGGAAGGGAAATTTGAATTAATTCGTTCTATGCCGGTGGGGAGGTTATCGAGCTTAAGCAGTTCCTTAATTTTAGTAGCATTAGTCAATATTATTATCGGATTAGTAACAGCGATTGGCTTAATTGTGATAAATGTGGAAGGCATTGATGTAGAAGGGTCTATCATGTACGGAGCAGTTTTAACGGTGACAGGATTAATGTTTACCAGTATTACTGCTGTGATTACGCAGTTAACCGAAACATCCCGAGGTGCAGTAGGTTTATCGATGGCTGTACTGCTTCTGGCATATTTCGTTCGGGCAATTGGAGATGTCAGCAGTGAAGCTTTAAGTCTCATTTCACCATTAGGTTTGATTTTACGGGCGGAAGTATATGTGGACAATTATTGGTGGCCGGTCATCGTTTCGGTTCTGATAGCGATGGTGTTTACGGTGCTTGCCTTTTACTTGCATAATAGACGAGATTTAGGTGCTGGATTATTGCCATCCAAGCCTGGTAAGAAAGAAGCCTCCAAGCTATTATTATCACCAATTGGCTTAATTTTACGTTTGCAGCGAACACAAATTATTTCTTGGCTAGTGGCGATGATTTTTTTAGGTGCATCTTATGGATCGGTCTTAGGTGATCTGGAGTCATTCTTTGCAGATAATGAAATGTTCCAGCAACTCCTTGGAGATAATTCGGAATATACGATGACAGAACAATTTATGACGATGTTAATGGTGATTCTATCGATATTTGCGACAATTCCTATGGTCATTTCATTTTTGAGAGTACGTGGGGAAGAGAAGAAAGAGCGTAATGATCATCTTTTAACTACAGGTATTTCAAGATATAAGTTATTAAGCTATTATCTTGGTGTATCAGTAGTAATAGGTGTAGTTTCATTATTTATCGCACTATATGGATTATGGGCAGCAGGAGCAGCGGTTATGGACGATCCGATTCCTTTTGAAAATATCTTAAAAGCGGGGATGTCTTATTTACCTGCGATGCTGATTATCTTAGCGATTGCCAATCTATTATTTGCCTTTCTGCCTAAGTGGACATCATTAGTATGGGCATATCTGGTATTCTCGTTCTTCACCGTATACTTAGGTGGAATGATAGACATACCAGAATGGTTAGCAAACATTTCGAGTTTTAACCACATCCCACAAATTCCGGTAGACGAATTTACGTGGTCACCATTAATTGTTTTACTAGTAATTGGCATCATCTCCTTAATAGCTAGCCAATTCGGTTATCGGAATCGAGATGAGATAGGATAG
- a CDS encoding SLAP domain-containing protein, whose product MQKLYFEDAWNKTISPQDRMKIEEVFKQTKEDAEDGVSFVPIRSAVNHRNDLLITTLIHNFQSENADLTNISIQLFQENKQIASQQIEEKRLHLPAKTTMPWTFIFPEMGNENKRNVPFSLEVGH is encoded by the coding sequence ATGCAGAAATTATACTTTGAAGATGCATGGAATAAAACGATCAGTCCACAAGATCGTATGAAAATAGAAGAGGTTTTTAAGCAAACAAAAGAGGATGCTGAAGATGGTGTCTCGTTTGTTCCGATTAGAAGCGCAGTAAATCATCGTAATGATCTACTCATTACAACTTTAATTCATAACTTCCAATCAGAAAACGCAGACCTAACCAACATCAGCATCCAACTCTTTCAAGAAAACAAACAAATAGCTAGCCAACAAATCGAGGAGAAAAGACTCCACTTGCCAGCCAAAACAACCATGCCTTGGACCTTTATCTTTCCTGAAATGGGTAATGAGAACAAGCGTAATGTCCCTTTTTCATTGGAGGTGGGACATTAA